A portion of the Plasmodium relictum strain SGS1 genome assembly, chromosome: 11 genome contains these proteins:
- the DHODH gene encoding dihydroorotate dehydrogenase, mitochondrial precursor, putative produces MIVHLKNSFYCKAINNQRNNYFFKIMRFNFCLKKSINYKNNVINEIWKKNISFEKIRKRALNNYNSFHYHTSASKKKNGSLFDINIRKFSTSGFSEKNYEEKKFDEKYVNEEMKILKEKMKKERLKYKKVIFFIFTSILGVYAYFESYNPEFFLYDLFLKFCLKYVDSELCHDIFLLLGKYNLLPYDTTNDSVYACSEIKNLKFINPFGVAAGFDKNGVCIDSILKLGFSFIEIGTITPREQKGNEKPRIFRDNESKSVINSCGFNNIGCDKVTENLIKFRKKQENDKLLSKHIVGVSIGKNKDTINIIDDLNYCIKKIARYSDYIAINVSSPNTPGLRDNQESEKLKNIILNVKKEINKLEEKSNNNNNMNNYWINTTKEKPLVFVKLAPDLEQNEKKKIAQVLLETEIDGMIISNTTTKNSNIKSFENKKGGVSGEKLKDISTNFISEMYNYTNQKIPIIASGGIFNGKDALEKIEAGASICQLYSCLIFNGMKSAIKIKREFNNLLYQKGYYNLKEAIGKKHRNKKMNK; encoded by the coding sequence ATGATTGTACATTTAAAGAATTCATTTTATTGTAAAGCAATAAATAATcaaagaaataattatttttttaaaattatgagatttaatttttgtcttaaaaaaagtattaattataaaaataatgtaataaatgaaatatggaaaaaaaatatttcatttgaaaaaattagaaaaagagcactaaataattataattcttttCATTATCATACATCTGcgagtaaaaaaaaaaatggttcATTGTTTGATATTAATATAAGAAAGTTTTCTACATCTGGTTTTTcggaaaaaaattatgaagaaaaaaaatttgatgaaaaatatgtaaatgaggaaatgaaaatattaaaagaaaaaatgaaaaaagaaagattaaaatataagaaagttatattttttatttttactagtATATTGGGTGTATATGCATATTTTGAATCTTATAATccggaattttttttatatgatttatttttaaaattttgtttaaaaTATGTAGATAGTGAATTATGccatgatatatttttattattaggaaaatataatttattaccGTATGATACAACTAATGATAGTGTATATGCTTGttcagaaataaaaaatctaaaatttattaatccATTTGGTGTTGCAGCAGGATTTGATAAAAACGGTGTTTGTATTGATTCCATTTTGAAATTAGGTTTTTCATTTATAGAAATAGGAACAATAACTCCAAGAGAACAAAAGGGTAATGAGAAACCTAGAATTTTTAGAGATAACGAATCAAAAAGTGTTATAAATTCATGTggttttaataatataggATGTGATAAAGTCAcagaaaatttaataaaatttcgtaaaaaacaagaaaatgataaattattaagTAAACATATTGTTGGTGTAAGTAtaggaaaaaataaagatactattaatattattgatgatttaaattattgcataaaaaaaattgctaGATATTCTGATTACATTGCTATAAATGTTAGTTCTCCCAATACTCCAGGATTAAGAGATAATCAAGAATCagagaaattaaaaaatataatattaaacgtaaaaaaagaaataaataaattagaagaaaaaagtaacaataataataatatgaataattacTGGATAAATACCACAAAAGAAAAGCCACTAGTTTTTGTTAAATTAGCACCAGATTTAgaacaaaatgaaaaaaaaaaaatagctcAAGTATTGTTAGAAACCGAAATAGATGGAATGATTATTTCTAACACTACAACGAAAAATtctaatataaaaagttttgaaaataaaaaaggaggGGTTAGTggagaaaaattaaaagatatatcAACAAATTTTATATCTGAAATGTATAATTATACAAATCAAAAAATTCCAATTATTGCATCTGGAGGTATATTTAACGGAAAAGATGCCttagaaaaaattgaagCAGGAGCATCTATTTGTCAGTTATATTCATGCTTGATTTTTAATGGAATGAAGTCTGCTATTAAAATAAAGAgagaatttaataatttacttTATCAAAAAGGGTATTACAATTTAAAAGAGGCTATTGGTAAGAAGCATAGAAATaagaaaatgaataaatga